In Aphelocoma coerulescens isolate FSJ_1873_10779 unplaced genomic scaffold, UR_Acoe_1.0 HiC_scaffold_111, whole genome shotgun sequence, one genomic interval encodes:
- the LOC138100571 gene encoding olfactory receptor 14J1-like has translation MFFFLLSLALSDLGSICTTVPKAMHNSLWGTRHISYSACAAQVFFFLFFISAEYSLLLIMCYDRYVSICRALHYGALLGSRACAHMAAAAWASAFLYALMHTANTFSLPLCQGNALGQFFWEIPHILKLSCSKSYLRELGLIAVSACLVFGCFVFIVFSYVQIFRAVLRIPSEQGRHKAFSTCLPHLAVLSLFLSTAMFAHLKPPSISSPSLDVALSVLYSVVPPALNPLIYSLRNQELRDALRKVMTGYFSQVKIFLFPSAVRGK, from the coding sequence atgttcttcttcctgctcagcctggccctcagcgacctgggctccatctgcaccactgtccccaaggccatgcacaattccctctggggcaccaggcacatctcctactcagcatgtgctgctcaggtgtttttctttctgttcttcatctcagcagagtattccctcctcctcatcatgtgctacgaccgctacgtgtccatctgcagagccctgcactacggggccctcctgggcagcagagcttgtgcccacatggcagcagctgcctgggccagtgcctttctctacgctctcatgcacacggccaatacattttccctgcccctgtgccagggcaatgccctgggccagttcttctgggaaatcccacacatcctcaagctctcctgctccaaatcctacctcagggaacttgggctcatcgctgtcagtgcctgtttggtatttggctgttttgtgttcattgttttctcctatgtgcagatcttcagggccgtgctgaggatcccctctgagcagggccggcacaaagccttttccacgtgcctccctcacctggccgtgctctctctgttcctcagcactgccatgtttgcccacctgaagcccccctccatctcctccccatccctggatgtggccctgtcagttctgtactcggtggtgcctccagccctgaaccccctcatctacagcctgaggaaccaggagctcagggatgccctgaggaaagtgATGACTGGATACTTTTCACAAGTTAAAATCTTTCtatttccttctgctgtgcGAGGAAAATGA